Proteins co-encoded in one Methylomonas albis genomic window:
- a CDS encoding pyruvate kinase — translation MTTNPVNKNTYLQNTVVDGVLRELMDIRAEMVAETTACQLRVDQVYVNNRDSARNLLHYLALRRRDLRPLQLKLAALGLSSLGRAESHVLATVDAVLEVLHRLTGQDWIPPTQESVVVDFAAGERLLVDHTHCLLGAAANGRGVRIMVTMPSEAAEDYSLIHNLLEQGMDCMRLNCAHDDSAAWMQMIAHLRQAEHALGRTCRVVMDLAGPKLRTGPLDLRLAVLRIRPTHDDHGRVTAPARVWLTAESQPTAPPSLANAALLLQAEWLSRLYLGEQLKFNDARGAKRMLTVVDITEQGCWAEANQSAYIVLGTVLQHERKVAHSNDREVTINVLPQAENAILLKQGDLLILTRDLAPGRPATYDSSGQVLTPAMIGCSIPEVFDDVRAGEPIWFDDGKIGGVIDRVEAAQVLVRITHVRSRGEKLRGDKGINLPESRLSVGALTPKDIDDLAFVVENADVVELSFANGAHDVELLHEHMARLGDRRPAIVLKIETRRAFENLPAMLLAAMRAPCCGVMIARGDLAVECGFERLAEVQEEILWICEAAHVPVIWATQVLETLAKEGMPSRAEITDAAMGDRAECVMINKGPHVLSAVRVLDDILRRMQQHQAKKRAMLRELRLAHTLTIQQTSIDECILTDIII, via the coding sequence TTGACAACGAACCCTGTCAACAAAAACACTTATTTGCAAAATACTGTTGTCGATGGCGTCCTTAGAGAGTTGATGGACATTCGCGCGGAAATGGTTGCCGAAACCACGGCGTGCCAACTACGTGTCGATCAGGTTTACGTCAATAATCGGGATAGCGCTCGAAATCTCCTGCATTATCTTGCCCTGCGCCGCCGCGATCTAAGGCCTTTGCAATTAAAACTGGCGGCCTTGGGGTTGTCTTCGTTGGGGCGAGCCGAATCGCATGTGCTGGCAACCGTTGATGCGGTTTTGGAAGTTTTGCATCGCTTAACCGGACAGGACTGGATACCGCCAACCCAAGAGTCGGTAGTGGTGGATTTTGCTGCCGGCGAGCGGCTGCTTGTCGATCATACCCATTGTTTGTTGGGGGCGGCCGCAAACGGTCGCGGCGTGCGGATCATGGTGACGATGCCCAGCGAAGCGGCAGAAGACTATTCGCTTATCCATAACTTGCTTGAGCAAGGTATGGATTGTATGCGCCTCAATTGCGCCCATGATGACTCTGCTGCGTGGATGCAAATGATAGCTCATTTGCGGCAAGCCGAGCACGCCTTGGGCAGAACCTGCCGGGTAGTGATGGATTTGGCCGGCCCCAAGCTACGCACGGGTCCTCTCGATCTTCGGTTGGCGGTACTTCGAATTCGTCCGACTCACGACGACCATGGTCGGGTCACCGCGCCGGCGCGTGTCTGGTTAACAGCTGAGTCCCAGCCAACTGCTCCGCCTTCATTGGCTAACGCCGCCTTGCTATTGCAGGCTGAATGGCTGTCCCGTTTATATCTGGGCGAACAACTGAAATTCAATGATGCTCGCGGCGCCAAGCGGATGCTTACTGTCGTTGACATTACCGAGCAGGGTTGCTGGGCGGAGGCGAATCAAAGCGCTTATATCGTTCTTGGCACCGTTTTGCAGCACGAGCGGAAGGTGGCCCATTCCAATGATCGCGAAGTGACGATCAATGTGTTGCCGCAAGCGGAAAATGCCATTCTGCTAAAGCAGGGCGATTTATTGATTCTGACTCGTGACCTTGCGCCTGGTAGGCCGGCAACTTACGACAGTAGCGGTCAGGTGCTGACGCCAGCCATGATCGGTTGCTCCATTCCGGAGGTTTTTGACGATGTTAGAGCGGGGGAGCCGATCTGGTTCGACGATGGCAAGATTGGTGGCGTGATCGATAGAGTTGAGGCAGCTCAAGTTCTGGTCAGAATCACTCATGTCCGTTCGCGCGGCGAAAAACTAAGAGGCGATAAGGGGATCAATCTGCCCGAGAGTAGGCTCAGCGTCGGTGCGTTGACTCCAAAGGATATCGATGATCTAGCTTTTGTGGTTGAAAACGCTGACGTCGTAGAATTGTCTTTCGCCAATGGTGCTCATGATGTCGAGTTGCTGCATGAACATATGGCGCGTCTGGGGGATAGACGGCCGGCGATCGTGCTAAAAATTGAAACCAGGCGGGCGTTTGAAAACTTGCCGGCCATGTTGTTGGCCGCTATGCGAGCGCCTTGTTGCGGAGTGATGATTGCTCGCGGCGATTTGGCCGTGGAATGCGGTTTTGAGCGTCTGGCCGAGGTGCAGGAAGAAATATTATGGATTTGCGAAGCCGCCCATGTACCGGTGATATGGGCGACGCAGGTTCTGGAAACCCTCGCAAAGGAGGGGATGCCATCCCGTGCTGAAATTACCGATGCGGCAATGGGGGATAGGGCGGAGTGCGTGATGATTAACAAGGGGCCGCATGTGCTCAGCGCGGTGCGAGTGTTGGACGATATTCTCAGGCGCATGCAGCAGCATCAAGCCAAAAAGCGTGCCATGTTGCGCGAACTACGGCTGGCGCATACCCTGACGATCCAGCAAACCTCGATAGACGAGTGTATCTTGACCGACATAATTATTTAG
- the phoU gene encoding phosphate signaling complex protein PhoU, translating to MTNQIDTVNNVHTLHIYDTELGHMHSLMLDMTDLLVYQLEQAMQALDYGDAELAQKVISRHKKVKHFESKIDGEVLSIIARHCPVANDLRYVITTSKIAVELEKIGLEIVDFAKLITVLFDPNTSDPNQKLLTDIVKIGGFIKLILDKLMVVFESRDSMQAYALLQCDRDCESELQEGIKHQLALVLHDSRMIRRALDIMQMMKALERCGEHCRNIAEHAIFMLDGIDVRHGGLAMLANNSNNPN from the coding sequence ATGACGAATCAAATAGACACTGTAAATAATGTACATACCTTGCATATCTATGACACCGAGTTGGGGCATATGCATAGTTTGATGCTGGATATGACGGACCTTTTGGTTTATCAGCTGGAGCAGGCCATGCAGGCGCTGGACTATGGTGATGCCGAACTGGCGCAAAAAGTGATTTCGCGGCATAAAAAGGTCAAGCATTTCGAAAGCAAAATTGATGGCGAAGTGTTGAGCATCATTGCCCGGCATTGTCCGGTGGCAAATGATCTGCGCTATGTGATTACCACTTCAAAAATCGCGGTGGAGTTGGAAAAGATTGGTTTAGAGATTGTCGATTTCGCCAAGTTGATTACGGTGTTGTTCGATCCGAATACCAGCGACCCCAATCAAAAGCTGTTAACCGACATCGTCAAAATCGGCGGATTCATTAAGTTGATTCTGGATAAATTAATGGTGGTTTTCGAAAGTCGCGATTCCATGCAAGCCTATGCGCTGTTGCAGTGTGACCGGGATTGCGAATCGGAATTGCAGGAAGGCATTAAACACCAATTAGCCTTGGTGTTACACGATTCACGCATGATCCGTAGGGCTCTGGATATTATGCAAATGATGAAAGCCTTGGAGCGTTGCGGCGAGCATTGCCGGAACATCGCGGAGCATGCGATTTTCATGCTGGACGGTATTGACGTGCGGCATGGCGGTTTGGCGATGCTTGCTAACAACAGTAACAATCCAAACTGA
- a CDS encoding UDP-2,3-diacylglucosamine diphosphatase codes for MNTSFYRTIWISDLHIGSTQCQADALLDFLKHNDSEKLYLVGDIIDFWALSKKMYWPRDHNTIIQKILRKARHGTQIIYIPGNHDENVRDYDDYIFGDIVVKNSDIHTTVKGKRFLIVHGDEYDTIAKHHQWLAKIGSLGYDWLIEINRFLRLFRRLFGRQSHFSLAAFVKFKVKNVVQFISDYEESIVRTLKNEGLDGVICGHIHHAEIKEIEGFLYVNTGDFVESCTAIVEHQDGRLELIHWLAQETPLLEQQHDGELPYLG; via the coding sequence ATGAATACCTCTTTTTATCGAACCATCTGGATTTCCGACCTGCACATTGGCTCGACCCAATGCCAGGCCGATGCCCTGCTGGATTTTTTGAAACATAACGACAGCGAAAAGCTGTATCTGGTCGGCGACATCATCGACTTTTGGGCCTTGTCCAAAAAAATGTATTGGCCGCGCGATCACAACACCATCATTCAAAAAATCTTGCGTAAAGCCCGACACGGTACGCAAATCATCTATATACCCGGCAACCACGACGAAAACGTCCGCGATTACGACGATTACATATTCGGCGACATCGTCGTCAAAAATTCGGATATTCATACTACGGTAAAGGGCAAACGCTTCCTGATCGTGCATGGCGACGAATACGACACCATCGCCAAACATCATCAGTGGCTGGCGAAGATCGGCAGCCTGGGTTACGACTGGCTAATCGAAATCAACCGATTCCTGCGGCTATTTAGACGGCTGTTCGGCAGGCAATCGCATTTTTCGCTGGCCGCCTTCGTTAAATTCAAAGTCAAGAATGTGGTGCAATTTATTTCCGATTACGAAGAAAGCATTGTCCGCACCCTAAAAAACGAAGGCCTGGACGGCGTGATCTGCGGGCATATCCACCATGCCGAAATCAAGGAAATAGAGGGATTCCTGTACGTCAATACCGGCGATTTCGTGGAAAGTTGTACAGCTATCGTTGAGCATCAGGACGGCAGACTGGAATTAATCCACTGGCTGGCACAAGAAACGCCGCTACTGGAACAGCAGCATGACGGAGAATTGCCGTATC